Proteins from one Triticum aestivum cultivar Chinese Spring chromosome 7A, IWGSC CS RefSeq v2.1, whole genome shotgun sequence genomic window:
- the LOC123148782 gene encoding adoMet-dependent rRNA methyltransferase spb1, producing the protein MPMDAGNNGKQRPQDKFDLLAKEQGYRSRAAFKLLQLDTLFRFLPTARAVLDLCAAPGGWVQVAVSRAAPGAFVVGVDLAPIRPIRGALSLKEDITASARCGAAVRRLMDSRGVASFEVVLHDGVGRKKKGGNRSVCGGTSASAAQEATATQSALVMDAVRLATMFLAPNGTFITKFFRCQDYKAIMFCLKQLFERVHLSRPVASRSTPAEIYVICLRYKAPANIQPELLDLKHLHLLSVDAEKSKRQESTEFWKTGLASDFIWSEAQTPLEFLGSFLTISCDDPASLPIKNHELTTDEIKQLCEYLFVLRENGYNHLLEWRMRVRKALSSCSQVTPRTDGTATDNKGREGDQVLHEVEDLKNVFDRKRMRVKCQSRPHARGKAHEASGMQIDAAEDGYGDPDLFPTCAIEGGKELRAVESPLLDSEEDIRNSENEETQAYEDSGEEMDYNQEQQRYGAQIKGTLDEAHVPFVTKKCGEVRRPSKRAKQTNPYDNTEMKDNKSSGSAQGRRVGSGGSKGGKGKKGAGGRKGGMRRKARQKAGKAEELET; encoded by the exons ATGCCCATGGATGCGGGGAACAACGGGAAACAGCGGCCGCAGGACAAGTTCGACCTCCTTGCGAAGGAGCAAGGGTACCGGAGTCGCGCGGCCTTCAAGCTGCTCCAGCTCGACACGCTCTTCCGTTTTCTCCCGACGGCTCGCGCGGTGCTTGATCTCTGCGCCGCGCCTGGGGGGTGGGTCCAGGTGGCCGTCAGCCGCGCCGCCCCCGGCGccttcgtcgtcggcgtcgaccTCGCGCCCATCCGCCCCATCCGCGGCGCTCTCTCTCTCAAGGAAGACATAACTGCCAGTGCCAGGTGCGGCGCCGCCGTGCGGCGGCTCATGGACTCGAGGGGCGTCGCGTCATTTGAAGTCGTCCTCCACGACGGTGTTGGACGAAAGAAAAAGGGAGGAAATCGTTCCGTGTGTGGTGGCACCAGTGCATCGGCTGCGCAGGAGGCCACAGCCACGCAGTCAGCGCTTGTCATGGACGCCGTGCGCCTAGCTACCATGTTCCTCGCCCCCAATGGCACCTTCATCACCAAG TTCTTCAGGTGTCAAGATTACAAGGCTATAATGTTCTGCCTGAAACAG CTATTTGAGCGTGTTCATCTGAGTAGACCTGTAGCAAGTCGGTCCACGCCTGCTGAAATTTATGTTATCTGTCTGAGATATAAAGCCCCTGCAAATATTCAACCAGAACTTCTTGATTTGAAGCACCTGCACTTGCTGAGTGTGGATGCAGAGAAGAGCAAGCG GCAGGAAAGCACAGAATTCTGGAAAACTGGTCTAGCATCAGATTTTATATGGTCTGAGGCCCAGACACCACTAGAGTTTCTTGGTTCCTTTTTGACAATTTCATGTGACGATCCAGCATCTCTGCCTATCAAGAATCATGAGCTTACTACAGATGAG ATAAAACAACTCTGTGAATATTTGTTTGTGCTACGTGAAAATGGCTACAATCATCTCTTGGA ATGGCGCATGCGCGTAAGGAAAGCACTGTCATCATGTTCACAGGTGACACCAAGGACTGATGGGACTGCGACGGACAACAAGGGCAGAGAAGGTGACCAAGTTTTACATGAAGTGGAAGATTTGAAGAATGTTTTtgatagaaagagaatgagagtGAAGTGTCAATCAAGGCCTCATGCAAGG GGTAAAGCACACGAGGCATCGGGAATGCAAATTGATGCTGCAGAAGATGGTTATGGTGATCCTGACTTGTTCCCTACTTGTGCTATTGAG GGTGGAAAAGAACTTCGAGCTGTTGAGTCACCACTGCTAGATTCGGAAGAAGACATCAGAAACAGTGAGAACGAAGAAACTCAAGCTTATGAGGACTCTGGTGAGGAAATGGATTATAATCAAGAACAACAGAG GTATGGCGCTCAGATCAAGGGGACGCTCGATGAAGCTCATGTGCCTTTTGTGACTAAAAAGTGTGGAGAAGTCAGACGTCCGAGCAAACGTGCAAAGCAAACCAATCCCTATGACAATACAGAG ATGAAGGACAACAAGTCTAGCGGGTCGGCTCAGGGAAGAAGGGTGGGCAGTGGAGGCTCCAAAGGAGGGAAAGGGAAGAAGGGCGCTGGTGGCCGGAAAGGAGGCATGCGACGGAAAGCTAGGCAGAAGGCCGGCAAAGCAGAGGAACTGGAAACATGA